A genomic segment from Gammaproteobacteria bacterium encodes:
- the asd gene encoding archaetidylserine decarboxylase (Phosphatidylserine decarboxylase is synthesized as a single chain precursor. Generation of the pyruvoyl active site from a Ser is coupled to cleavage of a Gly-Ser bond between the larger (beta) and smaller (alpha chains). It is an integral membrane protein.) — translation MASIVRNMSQQEQLNFLLTNRIPRRYLTRLMGWYSKIESRALTRLSLVIWKHFAADLDLTEAKHSTFRSLHDCFIRELKSGARQVDTDLHTITCPCDAIVGECGPITGTQVFQAKGFPYELAELIPDKTLQEKYRDGIYVTLRLKSSMYHRFHAPIDCRVTHIDYISGDTWNVNPVALKRIEKLFCKNERAVVELVLGDEVDDAHQKSITLVPVAAILVASMKFHCLDTELDLQYRGPNRLPCDAQYRKGDEMGYFQHGSTIILFATSHYRLHDSVSTGNRIFMGQALLTDNDISNRQPTKEG, via the coding sequence ATGGCCAGTATCGTTCGCAATATGAGTCAGCAGGAACAGTTAAATTTTCTGTTGACCAACAGAATTCCGCGACGCTACCTGACACGATTGATGGGCTGGTATAGCAAGATAGAAAGCCGCGCATTGACCAGGCTTTCCCTAGTCATCTGGAAACATTTCGCTGCCGATCTTGACCTTACCGAAGCAAAACACTCTACGTTCCGTAGCCTTCATGACTGTTTTATTCGCGAACTGAAGAGCGGTGCTCGCCAGGTAGATACCGACCTACATACCATCACCTGCCCCTGCGATGCCATTGTCGGCGAGTGCGGGCCAATTACGGGAACACAGGTATTCCAGGCAAAGGGCTTTCCCTACGAGCTGGCCGAGCTTATTCCCGACAAAACCTTACAGGAAAAGTATCGCGACGGCATCTACGTGACATTGCGCCTCAAGTCTTCCATGTATCACCGTTTTCATGCGCCCATCGACTGCAGGGTAACGCACATTGATTACATCTCAGGAGATACCTGGAACGTGAACCCTGTCGCCCTCAAGCGCATCGAGAAGCTTTTCTGTAAAAATGAACGGGCCGTCGTTGAGCTAGTGCTCGGTGATGAGGTAGACGATGCGCACCAAAAAAGTATCACCCTGGTGCCGGTTGCTGCAATCCTGGTCGCCAGCATGAAATTCCACTGCCTGGACACCGAGCTGGATCTTCAATACCGCGGGCCTAACCGTTTACCCTGCGATGCCCAATACCGGAAAGGCGACGAGATGGGTTATTTTCAACACGGCTCGACCATCATTCTGTTCGCGACCTCTCATTACAGACTGCATGACAGCGTATCGACGGGCAACAGAATATTCATGGGACAGGCTCTGCTCACGGACAATGACATTTCTAATCGACAACCAACCAAAGAGGGATAA